Genomic DNA from Schistocerca americana isolate TAMUIC-IGC-003095 chromosome 6, iqSchAmer2.1, whole genome shotgun sequence:
GACAAAGATGACCACAAAATGCAAGTCGACAGGGTGGGAATGCAGACCATAGCTGCTGGATGTTTGAAGGCTGCTGTAAGGATACTGCCAGAGACCAACACAGAGGTACAACATAGTTTGCTGGATCAAACACCCTTCAACTATGACCTGGTGTAGTAATCAAAAGGATCACGGAAAGGGAAATGAATAACAGACAATTATAAAATcacagatcatagagatagtgattGGCTCTGTCATGGCTGCATCTGCTGCTATCAAGACAGGAATTTGTGAATGGGTCTTGGTGCCAGAGAGCTATCTGAGGTTGAGCCAcaacaacagaagagggagtggaactgttaaaagaactagtaaattaaATCCAGCCagtttttttgctatcctgaagggtgcgaCGACACTGTGTGTGCAATTGTTTATAATGAACATTGTTTGTCATCATAGAAtgttggttaaaaacatggagagcacatctctgcatgtgagttgagtccCAACATGGCTCAGTCAACTGAGGGACTGTTACATTGCACGGTAAAGTTGAAGTGCAAGAATGGAACATTGTTGGCAGTAATGATTACATTTATAACTGGGGAAATACTGTTTCTCCAAGGGTGCCAGGGAGCATTAAATCTCTCATCATCCTTAGAAAGATGTCATTTGGGTGTGCATGTAGGTGAGGTGGGAGACcgaaaatggatagcaaatgggaaatggtcgcttgatTTTGTACCATACATAATGATGAGATCATCATCAGGGCAAATTCGGCAGTGCAGGAGAGGTCCAGATGGGGGTAGGAGTGCATGGAGTGTGAAAGAAATGTGGGTACTCCCACAGTAAGCCAAATGAGGTTAGGGTGACAGGAGGACAATGAAGAGGGCACCTTTCTGATAGATTCTGGGAGAGTCCCAAGGGGAGCAGCAGAAAcgggtgagggagttggccagtaagctggaaGCTGACTGTCCAGTGACTTAGGGATGTAAACAGTAGAAATGGAAAAGTCGAGGTGAGGAAGTAAAAGGCAGACAGGATTAGCTTGAAGTTAGGTAGTCAGGAAGACTATGAACTTCATCCTTAATAAACAGCATGACTCCACTGCATGACATAGAATCTGTCCCTGGGTGATGGTGTGAGATTGGGCAGATGTCAAAGCAGACTGGAAATAAACGAGAGAGTTCAAAGCAGGTCGTGagcatgcaattttgtttcctggaagcaGAGAACAAGTAGAGACtatgattccaagagcagccataattcctctttgttggatcaaaggccacAAAAATTCCACTGGAAGAGTGCCACGATTAGGAAAGTGGAAAAGGGACAAAATGGAGGGGTATCACCTCAGTGGCTATTGAGTAGCAGCTTTCGAAGGCTCACTGGCGCAGGTCACAGAGGCTGGAGATTCTGCCTCTATGTCGGCATTCTCATTCTGTCTATTCTGTCCGTCCTTGGAATCCAGAGCAGAAAAATTGCTGGAGGTGCATACCGGCAACAAGGAGGTCAGTCAGCCAAGGATATCATGTAATGACACCACCAAGGAGGATCTCCGAGCAAATGACTTTCACCTGTGAGTCAAAAGTTTGTGCCTTGTTTGCACAGCTGTAGAGGAAGGGTGTGGACGGCTAGGGGGGAGGGGgacggcgaggggggggggggcggcgatggGGGCCGGCGGGCGGGGAGGCGGACGTGGAGGGGGACGTggaggagtgggaggaggaggcggaggcggagggggaggaggagggggagggtgacgaggaggcggagggggagggtgacgaggaggcggagggggagggtgacgaggaggcggagggggagaaggaggcggaggaggaggtgggtgacgaggaggcggagggggagaaggaggcggaggaggaggaggaggagggtgacgaggaggaggaggaggagggtgacgaggaggaggaggaggagggtgacgaggaggaggaggaggaggagggtgacgaggaggaggaggaggaggagggtgacgaggaggaggaggagggtgacgaggaggaggaggagggtgacgaggaggaggaggagggtgacgaggaggaggaggaggagggtgacgaggaggaggaggagggtgacgaggaggaggaggagggtgacgaggaggaggaggaggaggagggtgacgaggaggaggagggtgacgaggaggaggaggaggaggagggtgacgaggaggaggaggaggaggaggagggtgacgaggaggaggaggaggaggaggagggtgacgaggaggaggaggaggaggaggagggtgacgaggaggaggaggaggaggagggtgacgaggaggaggaggaggaggaggaggagggtgatgaggaggaggaggaggagggtgacgaggaggaggaggaggagggtgacgaggaggaggaggagggtgacgaggaggaggaggaggaggaggagggtgacgaggaggaggaggaggaggaggagggtgacgaggaggaggaggaggaggaggagggtgacgaggaggaggaggaggaggagggtgacgaggaggaggaggaggaggaggaggaggagggtgacgaggaggaggaggaggaggaggaggagggtgacgaggaggaggaggaggaggaggagggtgacgaggaggaggaggaggaggaggagggtgacgaggaggaggaggaggaggaggagggtgacgaggaggaggaggaggaggaggaggaggaggagggtgacgaggaggaggaggaggaggaggaggaggaggaggaggaggaggaggaggaggaggagggtgacgaggaggaggaggaggaggaggaggaggaggaggagggtgacgaggaggaggaggaggagggtgacgaggaggagggtgacgaggaggaggaggaggaggagggtgacgaggaggaggaggaggaggagggtgacgaggaggaggaggaggaggagggtgacgaggaggaggaggaggaggagggtgacgaggaggaggaggaggaggagggtgacgaggaggaggaggaggagggtgacgaggaggaggaggaggagggtgacgaggaggaggaggaggaggagggtgacgaggaggaggaggaggaggagggtgacgaggaggaggaggaggaggagggtgacgaggaggaggaggaggaggagggtgacgaggaggaggaggaggaggaggagggtgacgacgaggaggaggaggaggaggaggagggtgacgaggaggaggaggaggaggaggagggtgacgaggaggaggaggaggaggagggtgacgaggaggaggaggaggaggagggtgacgaggaggaggaggaggaggaggaggagggtgacgaggaggaggaggtggaggagggtgacgaggaggaggaggaggaggaggaggaggaggaggaggaggagggtgacgaggaggaggaggaggagggtgacgaggaggaggaggaggaggagggtgacgaggaggaggaggaggaggagggtgacgaagaggaggaggagggtgacgaagaggaggaggagggtgacgaagaggaggaggagggtgacgaagaggaggaggagggtgacgtagaggaggaggagggtgacgtagaggaggagggggaggaggaggagggggaggaggaaaatgggtcggatgagggggagggggagttggaGGAGTAGAAGAAGACGGGGCTGCTACTACGTCACTGGGTGATTTtacaaccacagtgctgtatttcTCATCACGTGTCTGGATGTCTATGTCCTTCATGAactgagatgtagcaagaacagtactgtaactgCCTGATGGTAGAACACAGGCTTACTTCCTTGACCCAGATTTCCTGGACACCCGATCATCGAGGTACACGAGACCAACTCAGGAGGAGTTGGCATGGTCACCATTACATCTTTTGCAGCAGGGAGGAGGTGACAGCCAGGTTACACAGTTGGCTGCGTGTCACCAGGACATACGAGTGTGGTCATAATGATCACATTGGTAACAATGCattgtgttcagaatgtgttgtcttACTGGTCGTTGACAGAAGCATCACTCTATCAAATGTGAAAAAAAGGTAGGGAAGCCTGGCCCTACTCCAATGGTGTAGTCAGGGAAGGAAAAGTTGCTGTGTAATATGAAGTTGCATTCAATAATTGTTCACAATTCATAGAAATTTCCTTCTGAGATCAGAAAGAACTTTGCATCTAAATACACTTCATGTGTCAAGCATCCCACCAATACcagccactctgaccaggggctctccacaAGGGTGCCACTGAGCCACAGCGAGGGCCATTTGGTATGGCAGCCACTGCCGGGGGTTCCAATGCTCCGAGAAGGCAAGCAAACACAACTTGCCATACATGGAGAGTCAGGAATCAGgagtgcgatccctgtgttttcagggggctcagccatatgggtacgTAATAGCCTCAACCCTCTGGTGACTTAGGAGGGTGGAAGGGGGCTAGAGGGTGGAAGGAGGCTAGAGGGTGGATGGGCGAGGGAATGacggagaagggggggaggggggaggaatccACACCACAGATGCCAGGGAGGGAGTTGTTCCCCAAGTGGCTCACActaaaaaacaggaaattttgaagtggaggtcaaacctcaagtggggacctaaacaCCAAAAAGATGAATGAACAGGAAGAAGGAACAAAATTGTAAACAATACAAGAAAGCAGGTGCATAGCCATGTCAATTTGAATCGGAACACTGAGAAAGGGTAAGGAGGGGGCAACAGGGAATAAACAAGGATAGGAGAGCAGGGTGACAAATTCAGCCAGTAAAGAAGAACTGGCTGTATTGCCCCATGTGCACCACGTGTGAAGTCAATAAACAACTGTGAGACCCCAGTGAGGGATCTGACTTTACTGCATCAGAATGTACCATCAAGTTGCCCATCATAAAACTGCCATCATTCAAACGTTATGTAAAGCAGTTCaggcatttttgtacatttatgagTCTTCTGGTTAATAATGAGGAATTATAGGACACTACTAAATAACCATTTGCTTAGTTCAGTAATATGTGCTGCTCACAATATGATCACCCATCTTCCGGTGACTAGCACTAATTTTAATGCAGCTGTTGATACGGTATGCAATACATAGAATAATCCTAGATTGATTCTGTCAGCACATCTGAAAAACCTATTGGTGCTCCCTTTAGTGACTGGAAAGGTGCAAGTAAACTTCATGGACTACTTCAAGCAATGTTCATGAgctgatggcattacaactaaTTGTATCCTTGCAAGACATAATTATATCTCATTTATCTGTAGAAAATGTTGACCAGTCTGTAAGAACAGAATTTAAATCCCACCGGAGTTTCAAAAGCTTTCCGAAATTAGGAAAGAGATAGGCTTTTCTCTACAGTAAAAGAAAATCTGAAATCGTGAAGGCTACAGACCAATATGGCACTGCacatatgtaaataaacagcagaCTGCCTGCAACGCCAAGCACATGGGGCATTTGAGATGAATCTAGTCCCTGCTAGTGCTGCATTTTTCATGTGCCACTTGCTTCATACTTTGCAGAAGTGCAGAAAATTCAGGCAAGGTGTGTGTAGTGAACAAAAAACCTAATGTGATGCACAACAAATTGTTTCCCCAATTGCTTTAAGGGTGTTCGTAGCACTTCTAGTTGAACATCTGTATGCTGTCATGCTTGTCAAAAATGACaccacacagaaataaaacacacaaaatggaACAAGGTAGGATTGTCCTAGTGACATAAAACGCAAACACAATGGTGTTTATCCATCAAGTACATTGTGTTATTGCTCACTTAAGTCATCCCTGGCATAGAAGTGCTGCTTATAACAATGACAATATGGTTATAAGATAGCAGTGGCACATGAAAAACATATGCTCTCTCAGCTTCTGACTTGCAGACACAATTTATATCTGATGCATGCGCATAGTGCCTGACTTCACAAATGGCTAAGTAGAGCACCCATTCAAGGAACAGATGGAAACATACCAGAAACAAAACAGCGCATCTCTGTTCAAGTCGACGTCTTCATTATACCTTCTGTCTGTTTAATGTTCCTGAAGATAACTGAGATCTCATCTCGATCCCAATGTGTCGAATTTGATGAGTATAAAAATTGTTGATCCAGAATTTTGGTCACCTTGCAAGATCGACATATTGCTGGGACCAGAACTTTCTTTGTACATTCAGAAGGCAAGGACTATCTCCATAGGAACCGATCATCCTGTGTTTCAAGAAAGAACTGTGTTGGGTTATGTATGTCAAAgcagtatcaaatggtagagcacagaATTTTGTCAAGGTAGCCATTCGTGTTGTGCTCTGTGAAAACTTACACTGACtttcttgaagaaactgtgaaTGACAGAAGGATCAAATCATGTCTGAACCACAGTATCTCTAATCTCAGTGGCACAGCATTCTACTGGTATCACTAACTACTTAGGTTGACGATATTGATTCGATCGGGTGTCGCAAGCTAAGATCTTTGATTGATGCACACGCGTAATTGTGCATGTGTGTCCTGAGATGCCGCTGAAGTTCGAATCGGTGAGGGCAAACTGAGCTGAATCACATGAGGACCAATAGTGGCAACCTGCGTGAAGACATACGGACATTGTGTGCAAACTGATTGTTTGTCTCATGAAAGGAACCTACTCTAACACAATCTGTGTTGGAGGAAAATCAATCTCGGTACATGTGTTTGcttgagctaatgtatcagcacttGCTGAAATCTTTGCCTctgaataatacaaattttaaggagtgttaattTGTATCGCTAGTCAGTTGTGCCAGTCATTCATATTTTCTACTTTTTGGCCCTtattgtgtgaagctttatttgtgtAGATTACTGTTTCCATTGATATGTGTCAGCAGAAAATGATGTGTTCTACTTCCCTGGGCCTAGAGCAGAGGTATGTTTGCATTTTGCCATGGTGGCGCTTCCATCGTCATGTGGCGCACAGATTAACTGGCTGTCTGCTGCCCCCACTAGTCGCACTATGGTGGCTCTAGGGAAGTGAAGTTGCTCATTTGACACATGCTGTGGTAGAGCGTGACTTCTGGGCAGGAACCGTTAGTCTGCTCTTTTTGGTGAATTTATTGAGTAATTAAGTTTATTACATAAAATAACAAGGGACAAAATATGCGAGTCCACATTCCATTTCTTTTCCTTAAAGCTGCTCCAAACCTAGTTGTGAGGTATCAATGTCTTTATTACAGAAGAAGAGCAGCGATGTAACTCACACTTCCTGGAACACACAACTGAAGATTCAAAAGATAGATTCATTGTTCGTCTCCCATTTCAGGAAGAGCTGAGTTTGTTATGCCATTCTTTCCACAATGAATCAAAATGATTCTCTTAAACTGAACAGACACTAGCAAGATAATCAAAGATTGTGGAAAGCTACACAGAGTTTATGAGGAAgtatgaagaatgagattttcactctgcagcggagtctgcactgatatgaaacttcctggcagattaaaactgtgtgcccgaccgagactcgaactcgggacctttgccttttgcgggcaagtgctctaccaactgagctaccgaagcacgactcacgcccggtactcacagctttacttctgccagtacctcgtctcctaccttccaaactttacagaagctcttctgcgaaccttgcagaactagcactcctgaaagaaaggatactgcggggacatggcttagccacagcctgggggatgttaccagaatgagattttcactctgcagcagagtgaaaatctcattctggaaacatcccccaggctgtggataagccatgtgtctgcagtatcctttctttcaggagtgctagttctgcaaggttcgcagaagagcttctgtaaagtttggaaggtaggagacgaggtactggcagaagtaaagctgtgagtaccgggcgcgagtcgtgcttcggtagctcagttggtagagcacttgcctgcgaaaggcaaaggtcccgagttcgggtctcggtcgagcacacagttttaatctgccaggaagtttcaggaagtaTGAATATTTAAGACATATGGTAATAGTAGTCATGACAGATAACACGCCACATCAGCTATCTTTAAAAAACAAGCTCAACTACTAAAGCAAGACTAATGTTTGATTGACTTGCCAAATGGAATACTAATTTGTCACTAAACAGTCTCCCAATGGTAGGACCAAACATGAAATATAATTTGTACTCTTTAAGATTATACTTCCACATGCAATGCATTGCCTTCACAGTGGACATGGAAATTATGTATCGACAAGCTCTGGTAGCAATTAAAGATCACACTTTCCAATGAATATTGTGAGGGAGTGATAGATCTGCTACATTTCAGGAATACACAATGACTTGTGAACCCTTCGTTGCAGCACAGTGTCTGTTACGGTTAGCTCGCAAAGAGAGTGAGCAGAGTGAAGCAGCAAACATTCTCAATAATCATTTCTACATGGACCACTGTATCTAAGGTTGTGATACAGTAAGTGCTGAAACTGAGCTCCAACAATATCTCCTGAAGATACTGATCACAAGTGGATGTTCACTAAGGAAATGATACAGCAACAGTGCCAAACTATTCAAAAATGCACCCTGAGTGGTGCAAGAAACACGACTACTTTTTCTGCTTGATAATGATGAGGATATTAGAACTCCAGGTTTATTCTAGCAACCAGCTGATgatcattttaaaattgtaaacaatgtcaaaCCAGCACCTAATATCTACAGCTTCACAAAACACACACTACTGTGTGACACATCAAACATTATTGGTCCTTTTGGATGAATTAGTTCCACTGTgatcacatttaagatatttttgcAATGTCTACGGCAGCATAAGTTAATGTGGAATGAGCCCTTGCCCTCAGAGTTTcactccttgtggcagacactgtACAGTCAAATTCTTATGACAGACAGCACGCACGTTGATTGTATAGTCATTGCACGACGGACACCTATCAGCATACAGAAGTCAGTACAAGATTTGGATGACTATCAAAAGATTTTCATTTGATTCTATTTCATGTGTCAGAGACCTATCTGAATATTACTGGAAGCAAATCCCAAAAAGCAAAAGTAGATACACAATTACTTTTACTTCACTCAGCACAATCTGTGGTACATGAGATACCAAACATGAAGTTAGTTTTATTAAATTACTAAGCTACATATGTTAAAGTCTTGACACCCAGagacaagaagacctctctatgaagtgcacaaGTTATCTATTTAACAGCCACAAAAATATTCTATGAagatttttttaactttgtctggctatgataacagcaagaagagttactctACTATCATTTTAGAAAGGTACTTGATGTGTAATTGCAAcatctaaatattttagacaactgtagaTATCATACCTACTGTGGTGTAACCTATCACTTGGTTACAGCTACATATTTCGcaatgtctatagtaccgatgAATGATGGCTGCAGCAATAATGTCATCTTATAGTTCATATAATGGGTTTACACTTttactcacttcaggaattttttctcttGTGGATGAACTCTGTTGCAGATGTATGAAGAATTTCCACAGACTGGGACAACAATAGTTGCTTTATGAGGCTT
This window encodes:
- the LOC124620334 gene encoding uncharacterized serine-rich protein C215.13-like, which codes for SSSSSSSPSSSSSSSSSPSSSSSSSSPSSSSSSSSPSSSSSSSSPSSSSSSSSPSSSSSSSPSSSSSSSPSSSSSSSSPSSSSSSSSPSSSSSSSSPSSSSSSSSPSSSSSSSSPSSSSPSSSSSSSPSSSSSSSSSSSSSPSSSSSSSSSSSSSSSSSSSSPSSSSSSSSSSSSPSSSSSSSSSPSSSSSSSSSPSSSSSSSSSPSSSSSSSSSSPSSSSSSSSSSSPSSSSSSSSPSSSSSSSSSPSSSSSSSSSPSSSSSSSSSPSSSSSSPSSSSSSSPSSSSSSSPSSSSSSSSSSPSSSSSSSSPSSSSSSSSSPSSSSSSSSSPSSSSSSSSSPSSSSSSSSPSSSSSPSSSSSSSSPSSSSSSPSSSSSSPSSSSSSSPSSSSSSPSSSSSSPSSSSSSPSSSSSSSSPSSSSSSSSPSSSSSSSPSSSSSSSPSSSSSSASFSPSASSSPTSSSASFSPSASSSPSPSASSSPSPSASSSPSPSSSPSASASSSHSSTSPSTSASPPEPQEVQAEEVAAGATRGAGRGGSSRYVDFRAAVLVLLFVLGSRLIFQVGLKSVHMHFTLLRHHIDILEGCLHNVHHHIIDPFRFLTFLRSQGEPQEVQAEEVAAGATRDAGRGGSSRYVDFRAAVLVLLFVLDSRLIFQVGLKSVHMHFTLLRHHIDILEGCLHNVHHHIIDPFRFLTFLRSQGVCVSSL